GGTCGAGGCGCGCCAGGCGGCCGAGCGTATCCTCAAGGCCGATCCCTGGCTCCAGGCCCCGGAGCACGACATTCTGCGCCACGAGCTGATCCTGCGCTACCGCAGCCGGACCGATTTCCTGCGCAGCGGCTGAGACAGTAAAACGCGCCGGTTGTCACCCCGCTGAGATTTGTTTATATTATTGAGGTATAAGGTCGTTTTCTGCCGGAGCGGCATATGGCGCTCCAGAGCATCGGCCGGGCCATGCCCGGCTTTTCACGTTTGGAGCCTGGAAAAACGGTAAGGAAAAGCGATGAAAGAGAAGGGGCCGGTCTACAGAGACAGCAACATGCAGATGATATTCATGATCACCATGGTGGCGATCATGGGAGTATCCAGCATCACCCCGGCCCTGCCGCTGGTGATGCGCCAGTTCGGGTTGACCGAGAGCCGGGTGGGGCTGCTGATAACCTGTTTCACCCTGCCGGGGGTGCTGTTCACCCCGATCCTCGGAGTCTGGGCCGACCGCTACGGACGCAAGACCGTGCTGGTGCCGGCGCTGCTCCTGTTCGGCCTGGCCGGCTCGGCCTGCGCCCTGGTGAACAACTTTCACCTCCTGCTGGCCCTGCGTTTCGTGCAGGGTCTGGGCGCGGCCTCGTTGGGCTCGCTCAACGTGACCCTGATCGGCGACCTGTTCAGCGGCGAGCGGCGCACGGCTGCGGTGGGATTGAACGCCGGGGTGCTGAGCGTGGGCGCGGCCAGTTATCCGGCCGTGGGCGGGCTGCTGGCCACTTTCGGCTGGCATTTCCCGTTCCTGCTGCCGCTGCTGGCCCTGCCCATCGGCCTGACCGTGCTGCTGCGGCTCGAGGCTCCGCATCCCGGGGCGGATGAGCACCTGTGGGGCTACCTGGCCGGCATATGGCGCAGCGTGATGAACCCCCAGGCCCTGGCGCTATTCGCCAGCAGTACGCTGACTTTCATCATGTTCTACGGGCCGTGCCTCACCTTTATGCCGCTGTTGCTCGATGCCTCGTTCGGGGCGCGCCCGGCGCTGATCGGGGCGATCATGTCCAGCATGAGCCTGACCAATGCGGCGGTGGCGGCCTCCATGCCGCGCCTTGTGCGGCATTTCAGC
This genomic stretch from bacterium harbors:
- a CDS encoding MFS transporter, with protein sequence MKEKGPVYRDSNMQMIFMITMVAIMGVSSITPALPLVMRQFGLTESRVGLLITCFTLPGVLFTPILGVWADRYGRKTVLVPALLLFGLAGSACALVNNFHLLLALRFVQGLGAASLGSLNVTLIGDLFSGERRTAAVGLNAGVLSVGAASYPAVGGLLATFGWHFPFLLPLLALPIGLTVLLRLEAPHPGADEHLWGYLAGIWRSVMNPQALALFASSTLTFIMFYGPCLTFMPLLLDASFGARPALIGAIMSSMSLTNAAVAASMPRLVRHFSRRSLIASAYILFAAAMLLVRFAPHSVWFFFLPTMLLGVGMGLNGPQMVELLTGIAPLKHRGGFMSINGLVLRLGQTLGPLLMGGVYALWGMHAVFWAGSLIAASMLLLVGPMTRSGAAGKA